The genomic DNA GTACGGAAACAATGGCAACTTCTACTGCTACACCTACGGCTATACTATGTTCTTGTAGGTAAACTACGAGTAGTCTAAATAACTCTACTAGAATCAACACAAATAATATTTTTGATGTCAATTCTTTGTAGTCTATATTATTAGTGATGGCTATAAATATACCCCACAATTGAATTAACATGACTGCAAAGAGGGCTAAACACAATACCATGACAATTAGGTCTTGGAAAGCCTCCATATTGCGAACTATTGCATGGCGGTCTAACCAGCGGTCGCAAAATAAAAACCGACTCTTGAAGCGTTTCTGCATGACTGTTTACATTCCCTTGGCAATTAATAAGCTATCAGCAGTCAGTTACTGATTTATCAATTTCGCTGACTTCTGCATTTCTACGCCAGTTAACCCCCATTTTATTAATATTACAGCAGCTTTTAGCTAACAGCAGTTAGCAATAAAACTATTTTGTTGCCATAATCGCTGATTAATACTTGTGTCTTATTTATTTGCAATATGTTTGTTGTATTTAATAATAGTGTTTGC from Okeanomitos corallinicola TIOX110 includes the following:
- a CDS encoding phosphate-starvation-inducible PsiE family protein translates to MQKRFKSRFLFCDRWLDRHAIVRNMEAFQDLIVMVLCLALFAVMLIQLWGIFIAITNNIDYKELTSKILFVLILVELFRLLVVYLQEHSIAVGVAVEVAIVSVLREVVVHGAIDISGTQTAAICGLLFMLGGLLLVCAKTPHMDCISANTKYCPIVNQEGKEKLNELAFHYSERCDENQHLL